A single region of the Bacteroidota bacterium genome encodes:
- a CDS encoding lmo0937 family membrane protein → MSNLLYIIAVILVLAWAVGFFAYSVGSIIHLLLVIAVIAVLLRLIRGKDVL, encoded by the coding sequence ATGAGTAATCTACTTTATATTATTGCCGTAATCTTAGTATTGGCTTGGGCAGTCGGCTTCTTCGCTTATAGTGTAGGAAGCATCATTCATCTTCTTCTTGTGATTGCTGTAATAGCAGTCTTATTACGCTTAATAAGAGGTAAGGATGTTTTGTAA
- a CDS encoding YihY/virulence factor BrkB family protein, which produces MKLKENTLTFFKLMKTVVVESIDDNILKLSAALAYYTIFSLVPMLIIIIWISGIFYDPSLVQGEVLTRMNQLLGPEAVKQIQEVIINTKFDQGSAWAKTLSIVTLILTATGIFTEIQDSINTIWGLKAKPNKGFLKLIFNRLTSFSLLISVGFVLIVSLLINALISEFTNRVQYYFPDIPVVLFYIINQVIIFSVLTFLFGTIFKVLPDAKIRWKDVLGGAIITSIFFMGGKYLIGFYLEENATITAYGSAGSVIVILLWVYFSAVILFFGAEFTQVYLKLKGQNIEPDKYAIWVNETAIPISSNTEVAKEKIPH; this is translated from the coding sequence ATGAAATTAAAAGAAAATACGCTTACTTTTTTTAAACTGATGAAGACTGTTGTGGTCGAATCAATAGACGATAATATTCTGAAACTTTCAGCAGCACTGGCCTATTACACCATATTTTCTTTGGTTCCTATGTTAATCATTATCATTTGGATTTCAGGAATATTTTATGACCCCTCGCTGGTTCAGGGAGAAGTACTTACACGCATGAACCAGCTATTAGGTCCGGAAGCTGTTAAGCAAATACAGGAAGTAATAATAAATACAAAATTTGATCAGGGTTCCGCTTGGGCAAAGACCTTAAGCATTGTAACACTTATTCTTACAGCTACAGGTATTTTTACAGAAATTCAGGATTCCATCAACACCATTTGGGGATTGAAAGCAAAGCCCAATAAAGGATTTCTTAAATTAATTTTTAACAGGCTCACATCATTCTCATTGCTTATTTCAGTAGGTTTTGTGTTGATAGTGTCCTTGCTTATCAATGCTTTAATTTCCGAGTTTACCAATAGAGTACAATACTATTTTCCTGATATTCCCGTAGTCCTTTTTTATATAATCAATCAGGTTATAATCTTTTCCGTGTTAACCTTTTTGTTTGGTACTATTTTCAAAGTATTACCCGATGCAAAAATTAGGTGGAAAGATGTATTAGGAGGGGCTATTATTACTTCCATTTTTTTTATGGGAGGCAAATATTTAATCGGATTTTATTTAGAAGAAAATGCAACAATAACAGCATATGGTTCAGCAGGATCCGTTATTGTTATTCTTTTATGGGTTTATTTTTCAGCAGTCATTTTATTCTTTGGAGCAGAGTTTACACAGGTGTATCTTAAACTAAAAGGCCAAAATATTGAGCCCGATAAATATGCTATTTGGGTAAATGAAACGGCCATTCCAATCAGTTCCAATACAGAAGTGGCTAAGGAAAAAATTCCCCACTAA
- a CDS encoding DUF748 domain-containing protein — translation MWEQKTRKKKITLKIFLGVLVLLVLVRIALPYIVLHFANKKLARLDGYYGHIQDIDIALYRGAYVMKDIYIDKIDPSRKERIDFFSCSRIDLSVEWKALFKQKIVGEVEFEGPIIKYTLNKTIGKKADKDTTNFINLLKDFMPLRINRFLVEKGQIHYVDINSKPLVDIPLTQVHILGIGLTNESQQKNQLPASIDMSGNLYNGNMDIHVRLDPLNKVPTFDLDGTLTKTNLVNFNPFFTAYANFDLKQGNMSVYTEFAAKDNGFKGYVKPLIKDLDIVQFNKEEGGVLQIAWEAFVGSTAEILQNQPKEVFATKIPVEGKFTKPEVQVWDAIISILKNAFIEALKPSIDHTVNIYNVKQPEKKFILGIFRKKKN, via the coding sequence ATGTGGGAACAAAAAACACGTAAGAAGAAAATTACGCTCAAAATATTTTTGGGAGTACTCGTTTTATTGGTATTGGTACGCATTGCTTTGCCATATATAGTATTGCATTTTGCCAATAAGAAATTAGCCCGGTTGGATGGATATTATGGCCATATACAAGATATAGACATAGCTTTGTATAGGGGTGCCTATGTTATGAAAGATATTTATATTGACAAAATAGACCCTTCGAGAAAAGAGCGCATTGATTTTTTTAGCTGCTCCAGAATTGATCTTTCTGTTGAGTGGAAAGCCCTTTTTAAACAGAAAATTGTAGGAGAAGTAGAGTTTGAGGGACCAATTATTAAATATACTTTAAATAAAACCATTGGTAAAAAAGCTGATAAAGACACTACTAATTTTATAAACTTGCTAAAGGATTTTATGCCCTTACGTATCAATCGTTTTTTGGTTGAAAAAGGCCAGATTCATTATGTAGATATAAACAGTAAACCGTTGGTAGATATTCCGCTTACCCAAGTACATATTTTAGGTATAGGACTCACCAATGAATCGCAACAAAAAAATCAATTACCTGCTTCTATTGATATGAGTGGAAACTTATATAACGGTAATATGGATATACATGTAAGGCTAGATCCATTAAACAAAGTTCCTACTTTTGATTTGGATGGAACGTTAACCAAAACAAATCTGGTTAACTTTAATCCGTTTTTTACTGCCTATGCAAACTTTGACCTTAAACAAGGAAACATGTCTGTTTATACGGAGTTTGCTGCTAAAGACAATGGCTTTAAAGGATATGTAAAACCTTTAATCAAAGACCTGGATATTGTTCAGTTTAACAAAGAAGAAGGAGGCGTTTTACAAATAGCATGGGAAGCATTTGTTGGAAGTACTGCAGAAATTCTTCAGAACCAACCTAAAGAAGTGTTTGCTACAAAAATTCCTGTTGAAGGAAAATTTACAAAACCTGAAGTACAAGTCTGGGATGCCATTATATCTATACTCAAAAATGCTTTTATCGAAGCATTGAAACCGTCTATTGACCACACTGTTAATATTTATAACGTTAAACAACCTGAGAAGAAATTTATTTTAGGTATATTTCGTAAGAAAAAGAATTAG
- a CDS encoding YtxH domain-containing protein, with amino-acid sequence MNDSFKTTLAFIGGAAIGAALGILLAPEKGSDTRKRILSRAQGFADDITEAVKEKYASLINKTDELMAQAEDELSSATKM; translated from the coding sequence ATGAACGATTCATTTAAAACCACACTTGCATTTATTGGCGGAGCCGCCATAGGTGCTGCCTTGGGAATTTTATTAGCTCCCGAAAAAGGATCAGACACCCGCAAAAGAATCCTTTCACGTGCTCAGGGTTTTGCGGATGATATAACAGAAGCAGTAAAAGAAAAATACGCTAGTCTTATCAATAAAACAGATGAGTTAATGGCACAAGCAGAAGATGAATTATCATCTGCAACAAAAATGTAA